DNA from Pseudocitrobacter corydidari:
ACCCATGCGACAGGGACTGAATTCGCCGGTGTTGCGCAATTGAAAGACAGTGCTTTTACTCTGGAAAGTGATAACACGGCGGCGCTTACCCACGCGATGTTGCAGTCTGACAATGGAAATACCACATCGGTTAAAGCAGGTGAGCAATCTATAGGCGGGCTGGCTATGAATGGCGGCACGTTGATCTTCGATACGGATATTCCTGCCGCGACGCTTGCAGAGGGGTATATCAGCGTCGATACGCTGGTGGCCGGCGCGGGTGACTACACCTGGAAGGATCGTCACTACCAGGTAAACGGAACCGGCGATGTGCTTATCGACGTACCGAACCCGTGGAACGATCCGATGGCTAATAATCCGCTGACAACCCTCAATTTGCTGGAACAGGATGATAGCCATGTCGGCGTTCAACTGGTGAAAGCGCAGACCATTATTGGGTCTGGAGGCTCCTTAACGCTGCGTGATTTGCAGGGCGATGAGGTGACGGCGGATAAAACGTTACAAATTGCGCAAAACGGTACGGTGGTTGCCGATGGCGAATATGGTTTCCGCCTCACAACCGCACCGGGTGATGGCTTGTACGTGAACTATGGTCTGAAGGCGCTGAACATCTATGGTGGGAAGACGCTGACGTTAGCCGAACACGGTGGAGCCTATGGTGCGACGGCTGATATGTCGGCAAAAATCGGCGGTGAAGGGGATCTGGCGATCAATACGGTTCGACAGGTTTCACTTTCCAATGGTCAGAACGACTATCAGGGCGCAACCTACGTTCAGATGGGGACCCTGCGTACTGACGCGGACGGCGTGCTGGGCAATACGCGTGAGCTGAATATCAGCAACGCGGCTATCGTCGATCTAAACGGATCGTCGCAGACAGTAGGAGCATTCACCGGGGAAATGGGCTCGACCGTATTGTTCAAAGACGGTTCCCTGACGGTGAATAACGGTGGCATTAGTCAGGGAGAACTGGCTGGTGGCGGAAACCTGAATGTAACAGGAGGAACGCTGGCCATTGAAGGGGTGAATGCGCGCTACAACGCGCTAACCAGCATTAGCCCGAATGCGGAAGTCAGCATCGATAATGCGCAAGGTTTGGGCAGTGGAAATATTGCCAATGACGGCCAGTTAACGCTGAAAAGTGTGATTGGCGAACTGCGTAACAGTATGAGCGGCAAGGGCGCGGTGAGCGCAACTGCCGAAACTGACGTTGAGCTGGATGGCGATAATAGCCGCTTTGCGGGGCAATTTAACATCGACGCAGGTAGCGCATTGAGCGTCAACGAACAGAAAAACCTGGGCGATGCTTCCGTTATCAATAATGGCCTGCTCACTATTGCCACCGAACGTGGCTGGGCAATGACGCACAGCATCACCGGCAGCGGTGATGTGACCAAACTGGGCACCGGGATCTTAACCTTCAACAACGATTCTGCAGCGTATCAGGGGACGACGGATATCGTGGCCGGTGAAATTGCTTTCGGTTCTGGCGCTGCCATTGATATGGCAAGTCAACATATCAATATCCATAACAGCGGTGTTATGTCGGGAAATGTCACCACCGCAGGGGATGTGAATGTTATGTCCGGGGGGACACTGCGCGTCGCGAAAACCACTGTTGGCGGCAACCTGGATAATGGCGGCACGGTTCAAATGAACAGCGAAGGAGGAAAACCGGGCAATGTACTGACCGTTAACGGCAACTATACCGGCAACAATGGCCTGATGACGTTCAACACGACGCTGGGTGGCGATAATTCCCCTACGGATAAAATGAACGTAAAAGGCGATACGCAGGGCAATACCCGCGTTCGGGTTGATAATATTGGCGGCGTTGGCGCACAAACGGTCAACGGTATTGAACTCGTTGAAGTTGGCGGTAATTCTGCGGGTAACTTCGCGCTAACCACAGGAACTGTAGAAGCAGGGGCTTACGTCTACACGCTGGCTAAAGGGAAGGGTAATGACGCAAAAAACTGGTATCTGACCAGTAAATGGGACGGCGTGACGCCACCGGATACGCCCGACCCCATTGATAATCCACCTGTTGTGGATCCGGAAGGTCCATCAGTGGTTCGCCCGGAAGCCGGGAGCTATATCAGCAACATTGCCGCAGCAAATACGCTGTTTAGTCATCGCTTACACGACCGTCTGGGTGAACCGCAGTATACCGATTCCCTGCGCGCGCAGGATTCGGCAACCAGTATGTGGATGCGTCATGTCGGAGGACACGAACGTTCCAGCGCCGGAGACGGCCAGTTAAAAACGCAGGCTAACCGCTATGTATTGCAGTTAGGCGGCGATTTGGCGCAGTGGAGCAGCACTGCGCAGGATCGCTGGCATCTCGGCATCATGGCAGGCTACGCCAATCAGCACAGTAATACACAAAGTAACCGCGTAGGTTATAAATCGGATGGGCGCATCAGCGGTTACAGCGTTGGGCTGTATGCGACCTGGTATCAGAACGATACAGATAAGACCGGCGCTTATGTTGACAGCTGGGCCCTTTATAACTGGTTTGATAACAGCGTAAGTTCCGATAACCGTTCAGATGATGACTATAACTCTCGCGGCGTGACGGCATCTATTGAAGGAGGTTATACCTTTGAAGCGGGAACCTTTAGCGGCAGCGAAGGAACGCTGAATACATGGTACGTTCAGCCGCAGGCGCAAATCACCTGGATGGGTGTGAAAGATTCTGACCATACCCGGAACGATGGAACGCGCATTGAAACGGAAGGCGACGGAAACGTGCAAACGCGACTCGGGGTGAAAACTTATCTGAACAGTCATCATCAGCGTGACGATGGCAAACAGCGTGAGTTCCAGCCTTACATCGAAGCGAACTGGATCTATAACAGCAAAGTCTACGCCGTGAAGATGGACGGGCAAACCGTAAGTCGCGATGGCGCACGAAATCTGGGTGAAGTGCGTACCGGGGTTGAGGCGAAAATGAATAATAACCTCAGCCTGTGGGGGAATGTCGGTGTGCAATTAGGTGATAAAGGCTATAGCGATACTCAAGGGATGCTGGGTGTGAAATACAGCTGGTAATCCGTAACAAGCCGCATGTCGTTAAGGGCATGCGGCTTTAATATATTGTTAAGTATTTACCTATATTCTCTTTATGATTGAGCAGGGTAGAAAACTCTGAATTGTCTCTTCATCGCAGCGTAACTGGATGATTTAGAGTGCATTCCCGGCAGAGTCAGCTATGCTTAGTTGTGTGCTATTAAGATGATAATAGGGAGTTAATATGGGATTCTGGAGAATCGTTATTACGATCATTTTGCCGCCGTTGGGTGTATTAATTGGTAAAGGCTTCGGCTGGGCATTTATATTAAATATTATCCTCACGCTTCTTGGGTATATTCCGGGGTTAATTCACGCATTTTGGGTTCAAACTAAAGATTAACCTCAAACGGCGCATCAGCGCCGTTTTTTAATTCTTCTCTTCTATCCGCGATCGCGGATATCACTGCAATTATCCCGTATAGCGGATAAAATGAGTTCACAGATTGACTTTATCCTCAAGAAGGGATAAAAACATAAATATCCCTTTGCGCGGATAACTTTCCTGTGGACGAATGACATGAAGAGCTTCCCGATGATCTACAGCCCAACGCAATTAGCGAATGCAATGAAACTGGTTCGTCAGCAAAATGGCTGGACGCAGAGCGAGCTGGCGAAAAAAATCGGCATAAAGCAGGCGACCATTTCCAATTTCGAAAATAACCCGGATAACACCACGCTGACGACTTTTTTTAAGATTTTACAGTCACTTGAGCTCTCAATGACGCTATGCGAAACAAAAGACGCTGCGCCTGAATCTACTGACCAACAGGATCTGGAGTGGTAATGCCTAAACTTGTCACATGGATGAACAATCAGCGAGTCGGTGAGTTAACGAAACTGGCCAACGGTGCGCATACGTTTAAATATGCGCCGGAATGGTTAGCCAATCGTTATGCCAGGCCATTGTCACTTTCGCTACCGTTGCAGGTGGGGAATATCACCTCGGATGCGGTTTTTAACTTCTTCGATAACCTGCTGCCTGATAGCCCGATCGTGCGCGACAGGATCGTTAAACGTTATCGCGCAAAATCAAAGCAACCTTTTGATTTATTGTCAGAAGTCGGTCGAGATAGCGTAGGCGCAGTGACGTTATTACCGGAGGATGAAGCGGTGACAAATCCGGTTATGACATGGGAGAAATTAAGTGAGGCAAAGCTTGAAGAGGTGTTGTCGGCTTATAAATCAGATATCCCGTTAGGAATGATTAACGCAGAAAATGACTTTCGCATCTCCGTTGCCGGCGCGCAGGAAAAAACCGCGCTGCTCAAAATGGGCGCTGACTGGTGTATTCCGAAGGGAATAACGCCAACGACGCACATTATCAAATTGCCGATTGGCGAAATCAGACAGCCTAATGCGACGCTCGATCTTAGCCAAAGCGTTGATAATGAATATTTTTGTCTGCTGCTGGCGAAACAACTCGGGTTGAATGTTCCCGGCCCCGAAATCATCAAAGCGGGAAGGGTGCGCGCGTTGGCGGTCGAACGCTTCGACAGACGCTGGAATACTGAACGGTCAGTTTTACTCCGCTTGCCGCAGGAAGATATGTGCCAGACATTCGGTTTACCGTCATCAGTCAAATACGAATCTGACGGAGGCCCGGGTATCGCGCAAATCATGGCTTTTTTGATGGGGTCCAGCGAGGCGCTGAAAGATCGCTATGATTTTATGAAGTTTCAGGTGTTCCAGTGGTTGATTGGCGCAACGGATGGCCATGCAAAAAATTTCTCCGTATTTATTCAGGCTGGCGGCAGTTATCGGCTCACACCATTTTACGACATCATTTCGGCATTTCCGGTTCTTGGCGGTACGGGAATACATATCAGCGATTTGAAACTGGCCATGGGGCTTAATGCATCCAAAGGCAGAAAAACGGCAATCGATAAAATTTATCCGCGACATTTTTTGGCGACAGCAAAGGCACTGAAATTCCCGGAAGTACAGATGCGTGAAATCCTGAATGAGTTTGCAGAGCAGATTCCCGCAGCACTGGATAACGTGACGACTGCATTACCGACAGATTTCCCAGAGAACGTGGCGATGGCAATCCAGACCAATGTGCTGAGGTTGCATGGGCGGTTAAGCCGGGAGAGATGAGTTTGAAGGAAAAATGGGCTTTTGGCGGGGATAAACGACCTGGGCAATCATAACCACAAAACACCGGATTCTGCCTGGTTCTATGTTGGTGCGCATAATGTACGACTCGTTATGTTGAAAAGGCCGCTGCGAAAATCGAATCCCGCAGCGGCCTCTTTAGCATAACGTCATTGTGCGTACCAATTTTATTCCTCAATAAAAAACCAATCTTTTTCATACCATTTATTGTGCATAGATAAACGTATAATAGTATCTCTCCATTCACTAGGGCTTAAACTCTCTTTGTTTATGAACATCATATTGGCTATGGTATGATGAAAAACTAACCAAGAGCTTATTCCCGCACTTACTTGCTCGTCTATTTTTTCTATTTCAG
Protein-coding regions in this window:
- the hipB gene encoding type II toxin-antitoxin system antitoxin HipB, yielding MKSFPMIYSPTQLANAMKLVRQQNGWTQSELAKKIGIKQATISNFENNPDNTTLTTFFKILQSLELSMTLCETKDAAPESTDQQDLEW
- a CDS encoding YqaE/Pmp3 family membrane protein codes for the protein MGFWRIVITIILPPLGVLIGKGFGWAFILNIILTLLGYIPGLIHAFWVQTKD
- a CDS encoding type II toxin-antitoxin system HipA family toxin — its product is MPKLVTWMNNQRVGELTKLANGAHTFKYAPEWLANRYARPLSLSLPLQVGNITSDAVFNFFDNLLPDSPIVRDRIVKRYRAKSKQPFDLLSEVGRDSVGAVTLLPEDEAVTNPVMTWEKLSEAKLEEVLSAYKSDIPLGMINAENDFRISVAGAQEKTALLKMGADWCIPKGITPTTHIIKLPIGEIRQPNATLDLSQSVDNEYFCLLLAKQLGLNVPGPEIIKAGRVRALAVERFDRRWNTERSVLLRLPQEDMCQTFGLPSSVKYESDGGPGIAQIMAFLMGSSEALKDRYDFMKFQVFQWLIGATDGHAKNFSVFIQAGGSYRLTPFYDIISAFPVLGGTGIHISDLKLAMGLNASKGRKTAIDKIYPRHFLATAKALKFPEVQMREILNEFAEQIPAALDNVTTALPTDFPENVAMAIQTNVLRLHGRLSRER
- a CDS encoding ECSE_1600 family autotransporter, whose amino-acid sequence is MNRIYRVMWNSTLQVFQVCSELTRRTGKTSTVNLSKSPTLNNKINMLALSVLMALAGIASAAPLTVDNDQTININTAGAYDFYQIGWSGTGVLNILTGGNLSLSTHTTSVVGGNVGSDGTVNVLGGTWRLYDAGNGAWPLNLGQSGKGTLNIRKAGHVDGGYLTVGSQATGVGTVNVEGEGSELTTEMFQIGGYGTGSLNITDKGYVNSLQVAIVGYQGDSNGQVIVEKGGEWEIENNNIPVDFQIGNQGTGETTIREGGIVTAGDTYIGGNPTGIGTLNVQDPGSVITFTRLYNGVRGNGTINISNSGLVNNASFALLGGEPGSRGVVNVTDKGHWNFLGRGEAFRYIYVGDAGDGELNVSDEGKVDSGIITAGMKQTGTGSITVKDKNSVITNLGTNLGYDGYGEMDISNDGLVVSNGGSSLGYGETGVGNVSITTGGGWEVNNTVYTTIGFGGVGNLDISDGGKFVSEYITVLGEEESGIGTLNLKDETSSFRSEGLIVGNSGNGNVNVSNGTTLTSSGYGFIGSNITGKGLVNISTGSLWNILNEDGNGQLLRVGLSGSGELNITSGGEVKALDTQIGSYDTGKGTVLIDGQNSLLETFNMLVGATGKGTVTLTNNGTLNVVGGEVYLGTFEPAVGTLNIGAAHGEAAADAGYITNATKVELGLGEGIFVFNHTDNSDTGYQVDLLITGDDKDGKVIHDAGHTVFNGGNTYSGKTLVNGGLLTIASHTTDGVTGMGTSEVTIASPGTLEILASTNSAGDYTLTNALKGDGLLQVQLSSSDNKFGFTHATGTEFAGVAQLKDSAFTLESDNTAALTHAMLQSDNGNTTSVKAGEQSIGGLAMNGGTLIFDTDIPAATLAEGYISVDTLVAGAGDYTWKDRHYQVNGTGDVLIDVPNPWNDPMANNPLTTLNLLEQDDSHVGVQLVKAQTIIGSGGSLTLRDLQGDEVTADKTLQIAQNGTVVADGEYGFRLTTAPGDGLYVNYGLKALNIYGGKTLTLAEHGGAYGATADMSAKIGGEGDLAINTVRQVSLSNGQNDYQGATYVQMGTLRTDADGVLGNTRELNISNAAIVDLNGSSQTVGAFTGEMGSTVLFKDGSLTVNNGGISQGELAGGGNLNVTGGTLAIEGVNARYNALTSISPNAEVSIDNAQGLGSGNIANDGQLTLKSVIGELRNSMSGKGAVSATAETDVELDGDNSRFAGQFNIDAGSALSVNEQKNLGDASVINNGLLTIATERGWAMTHSITGSGDVTKLGTGILTFNNDSAAYQGTTDIVAGEIAFGSGAAIDMASQHINIHNSGVMSGNVTTAGDVNVMSGGTLRVAKTTVGGNLDNGGTVQMNSEGGKPGNVLTVNGNYTGNNGLMTFNTTLGGDNSPTDKMNVKGDTQGNTRVRVDNIGGVGAQTVNGIELVEVGGNSAGNFALTTGTVEAGAYVYTLAKGKGNDAKNWYLTSKWDGVTPPDTPDPIDNPPVVDPEGPSVVRPEAGSYISNIAAANTLFSHRLHDRLGEPQYTDSLRAQDSATSMWMRHVGGHERSSAGDGQLKTQANRYVLQLGGDLAQWSSTAQDRWHLGIMAGYANQHSNTQSNRVGYKSDGRISGYSVGLYATWYQNDTDKTGAYVDSWALYNWFDNSVSSDNRSDDDYNSRGVTASIEGGYTFEAGTFSGSEGTLNTWYVQPQAQITWMGVKDSDHTRNDGTRIETEGDGNVQTRLGVKTYLNSHHQRDDGKQREFQPYIEANWIYNSKVYAVKMDGQTVSRDGARNLGEVRTGVEAKMNNNLSLWGNVGVQLGDKGYSDTQGMLGVKYSW